From the Colletotrichum lupini chromosome 10, complete sequence genome, one window contains:
- a CDS encoding AN1-like Zinc finger: MASSSTPEETSYVKMDESKDGFDETLVGKHCEYEYCNQLDFLPFFCQSCKHTFCLDHRSETTHKCANAGAWAERRRKAELAKPSYGQGRQLRDTVTQKPCASPTCKTTIGTSLVTGVHCPGCNRDYCLKHRLKEDHDCKNLVPLGARPGSQIDVAARTKSAFDKLKAWGSAKKEQAGRALPKPKPTSASARLIAVNNLKKTAKGDDKLAQEKRVYLYVEAEAATAKAKFPKGEFFFSKDWVVGRVLDEAAKRLQVENLNNRSSNEQDKLRVFHVEGGRLLEFNEKVGASLVSGNTVVLLRGVGPPPDLMEV, encoded by the coding sequence ATGGCATCCTCATCCACCCCCGAAGAGACGAGCTACGTCAAGATGGACGAATCTAAAGACGGCTTCGACGAGACCCTCGTCGGCAAACACTGCGAATACGAATACTGTAACCAGCTCGACTTCCTCCCCTTCTTCTGCCAAAGCTGCAAACACACATTTTGCCTCGACCACCGGTCCGAAACTACACACAAGTGCGCCAACGCCGGCGCCTGGGCCGAACGCCGGCGAAAGGCGGAGCTTGCGAAACCCTCCTACGGCCAAGGCCGCCAACTGCGCGATACAGTCACCCAGAAGCCCTGCGCATCACCGACCTGCAAGACCACCATCGGTACCTCGCTAGTGACTGGCGTCCACTGCCCGGGCTGCAATCGCGACTACTGCCTCAAGCACCGCCTGAAAGAGGACCACGACTGCAAGAACCTCGTTCCGCTAGGCGCGCGGCCGGGGTCGCAGATCGACGTTGCGGCGAGGACGAAGAGCGCATTCGACAAGTTAAAGGCATGGGGATCAGCAAAGAAGGAACAAGCTGGCAGGGCGCTGCCCAAACCAAAGCCCACATCCGCATCTGCACGCCTGATAGCTGTGAACAATCTCAAGAAGACGGCAAAGGGCGACGATAAGCTGGCGCAAGAGAAGAGAGTCTACCTATACGTCGAAGCAGAAGCCGCAACCGCAAAAGCAAAGTTCCCCAAGGGAGAGTTCTTCTTCTCCAAGGACTGGGTGGTGGGTAGGGTGCTGGACGAAGCCGCGAAACGGTTACAGGTGGAGAACCTCAACAACCGATCATCGAATGAGCAAGACAAACTTCGGGTGTTTCACGTGGAGGGAGGACGGCTTCTAGAGTTTAACGAAAAGGTTGGAGCTTCGCTTGTCAGCGGCAATACTGTCGTACTGCTCCGCGGTGTTGGGCCGCCGCCTGATCTCATGGAGGTTTAG